CCTTGGCTACATTTTATTTACAAACCGGATCGAAGGACGGTTCGGTTGAGTTTTGTCACAAGAGTTTTGGGGAATTCCTCTGTGCAAAACGTATCAAAGAAAGTTTGATTAACTGGACTAAACCAGGAAGTCAACGGCAGAAATTTGATATTCTTGACGAGCAGTTTGATTGGGAAATTTACGATTTACTGGGATATGGAGGATTAACCCCAGAAATTGTTGAATATTTAACCGCATTGCTGAAAAAAGATGGTGAATTTCGCCAGGTGGAATTATTCCAGCGCTTAGAAGATTTTTATCTACGCTGGTGTGATGGAGAATTAATTGATGCACCTCCAAAAAAGTTATTCTTTATTAATTTTCCACAAGAAGGAAATTTACCGCAACATAAAATGCGGTTGCTGAGAACGCAAGTGGAAAATAGTAACCTTGGACAGCGACAGGTGGATATCTATACAGGGCTGAATGTGATGATTTTGCTATTGGAATTAAACCGTTATGCTCAGTCACAGGATGAGTTAAAAGATCAAGTTGTTTTTTATCCTTGTGGTCAACCAGATACAGAAAATTTTGATCAATTTAGACTGGGTCGCCTCATTGGTTACTGCCATTGTATCGATGCCGGTGCTTTTACCAGAGTAATTGGTTCATTTCTCAGCAATACCAACCTCAACGATGCCAACCTAAAAAGTGCCAACCTCGGCTCTGTCAGCCTCAGCAGTGCCAACCTCAGCAATGCCAACCTCAGCCATGCCAACCTTGACGATGCCAACCTCGAAAATGCCAACCTCAGCAGTGCCAAGCTCATTGGTGCCTATCTTAACAGTGCTTACCTCATCGCTGCCAACCTCATCGGTGCCAACCTCAGCGGTGCTTATCTCAGCAGTGCTAACCTCAGCGGTGCTTATCTCAGCAGTGCTAACCTCATCGATGCCAACCTCAGCGGTGCTTATCTCAGCGATACCAACCTCAGCGATGCCAACCTCAGCAGTGCTAACCTCATCAATGCCAGCTTCATCAATAATACCAACCTCAGCAGTGCTAACCTCATCAATGCCAACCTCAGCAGTGCCAACCTCGAAAATGCCAACCTCAGCAATGCCCATCTCAACACTGCCAACCTCAGCCACGCTCATCTCAGCAGTGCCAACCTCAGAGGTGCCAACCTCAGCAATGCCCATCTCAACACTGCCAACCTCAGAGGTGCCAACCTCATGGGTGCCGACCTCAGTGGTGCCAACCTCAGAGGCGTCAACCTCATGGGTGCCGACCTCGAAAACGTTCGCTGGGATGAAAATACAAACTGGGACAATGTCCAAGGCTTAGAAACAGCCCAAAACGTTCCAGAAGCTCTCAAACAACAACTGGGTCTGTCGTAAACCTACGAACCGGCTCTCATTCCTATTGAGTGCTGGATCGTAAAACTGTCTCAACACGCAAAGGATTGATGGTGGAAATAAACAACCGGCAACGTTGTAGCCATTCTGAAGAGAAACGAAGCATCTAGACTGCCGGCTATCTCTGTAGATCCACTTATACTTAACTAGGGAAAATATTTATAAATAAATGTTACAAAATTGCCTAAGATAGATGACATTGAGAAATTCTTAATTTTTTGCGACTCACATGATAGCGGATCAATTTCCCTGGCTGACTGCAATAGTCTTGCTGCCACTCGTTGCGGCACTGCTAATCCCCTTTCTCCCCGATAAAGACGGTAAGCGTGTGCGGTGGTATGCACTGGGCGTAGCTGTTGCAGATTTTGCCTTAATGTGCTTCGTCTTCTGGAATCATTACAATCCCAGCAGCGCTGCATTTCAACTCGTCGAGCAATATGCCTGGGTGCCTCAGTTAGGCATAAACTGGTCAGTTTCCGTCGATGGCGTTTCCGCCCCGCTAGTGCTTCTGGCAGGATTAGTCACCACACTCTCGATTTTTGCAGCGTGGCAAGTCGATCTTAAACCCCGCCTGTTCTATTTCCTGATGCTGGTGCTGTATTCGGCACAGATCGGGGTATTCGTCGCGCAAGACGTAATGCTGCTATTCATTATGTGGGAAGTCGAACTGATTCCCGTGTATCTCCTCGTCTCGATTTGGGGAGGGCAAAAGCGTCAGTACGCTGCGATGAAGTTCTTAATTTATACCGCTGCTGCTTCTATTTTTATTTTGGTTGCCGGCTTGGGAATGGCATTCACCGGCGATCATTTCACCTTCGATATGGTCGAACTCGGCTTAAAGGATTACCCACTTGGTTTAGAATTGCTGCTTTATGCCGGCTTGCTGATTGCCTTTGGCGTCAAGCTAGCTGTTTTCCCCCTGCACACCTGGCTACCGGATGCACACGGCGAAGCCTCTTCTCCCGTCTCAATGGTATTAGCCGGCGTCCTGCTAAAAATGGGCGGATACGGTTTAATTCGCCTCAACTTAGGACTGCTTTCTGACGCACACGTTTACTTTGCGCCGGTTTTAGCAATTCTAGGCGTGATCAATATTGTCTACGGGGCGCTAAACTCGTTTGCCCAGACGAATATGAAGCGACGCCTCGCCTATTCGTCGGTTTCTCACATGGGATTTGTCCTGTTGGGAATTGCCTCCTTTACCGACTTGGGAATCAACGGCGCAATGCTGCAAATGATTTCCCACGGTTTGATTGCTTCCTTACTCTTCTTTTTAGCCGGCGTGACGTACGATCGCACCCACACAATGGCAATGAAAGAAATGGGCGGAATTGCTCAAGCAATGCCCACAGTTTTTGCCCTATTTACAATGGGTGTAATGGCATCCTTGGCATTACCGGGAATGAGCGGTTTTGTCGGTGAACTCTCCGTTTTTGTGGGAATCACAACCAGCGACATCTACAGCTCAACCTTCCGCACCGTAACGGTTTTACTCGCTGCCGTGGGAGTCATTCTGACGCCGGTTTATCTGCTTTCGATGCTGCGACAAGTCTTTTACAATTCCGGTGAAATACCCACCTGCGACATTGCACCAATCTGCGATCTCAGTGATGTAGATTTGAAGAATCAGGGAAATCAAGCGCCGGTTTGCTTTGGTACAAATTGTAGCTTGCCTATCGATTCAGAATTTACCGATGCCAGACCTCGTGAAGTATTTATTGCAGCTTGTTTTCTCGTGTTAATTATCGGCCTTGGCATCTACCCAAATATGGGAATGCAAATGTACGATGTCAAAACGGTTGCAGTGAATACCCAGGTTCGCCAATCTTATATCCAAATCGCAGAAGCAAATCCCCAGATTTATGCGAAGAGATTTTTAATTCCGAAGGTTGCACAGTCGGACGTTGTGCCGGTTGTCAAAATCGCCGAGGGTACTCCCAGATAATGCCGGCTTGACTAATCTTTGGGTAGCTGATGATCGTGGCATTTTGTCTAACGGGTGATCAGCTACCCAATTTATTTTTCTGTTGTGGGTGCCGGCACAAAAAATCGCCTTTACCTTTGGCATTGCTGAGGCATGAATTAGGGCAAGGATGGGATAGAGAAGTCAGTAAACAACCGCACATCATAAGGTGCAGTTGCTAAGGAATTCACTAGCTTTTGATCTAAAGTTAGCAGTGGTGCTTTAACTCGCTGCGAAAGAGCTACATAAGAGGCATCGTAGGCAGAAATTCCGTAATTTATGGCAATATTAACCGCTTCTTCCATTAACTCAGCCGTGGAAGTGACGCGCAAAGACATACCTTTGAGAGTGGCTAAGTCTGCCGGAACATCCGCAGCAGCGTACAGTCTTGCACGAACATATTTCCAAAGGATGTTAGCTGTTTCGATATAAAACAAGTCTGGGATAAAGAATTCTGTTCCAGGAATGGCGAGGTGGGCGAACAGTTGCTTAACTTTTGAGGATAAGGGATCGGGAACAAATTGCTTAATTCCCACACTCGCATCAACGACGCATCGCAAAGGAGTTGTCATCTATCCCGATCCTCTCTAAGTAAAGCCGTGCTATCTGGCCATTCAACATTAGCATTGTCAACACGACGCTGTTCTAGCCGCTGCTCAATTTCAGCGAGTAGTTGTGGGGTGGCTTTACAGCGTTCTTCCCAAGTGGGATCTGTTTCAGGGGAAACAAGGAATTTGAGGGGAGGTTGGGGCTTTTGTAGAGCTTGTTTTAATAAGTTGATGACTTGTTCGTTAATAGGTTGATGGTTTTGGTTGGCAAGTTTCTGAATTTGCTCCAATAAGTCATCGGGTAGGTTATCGATGGTGAGGATTGCCATAATTTACCCCCTAGCAGTGTATTCATCTATGGTTATTATATTCGCACTTTGCCGTTAAATCAGTAATCCAGCTATTCAAAAACTGCTTGTAAATCTAAAATAAATGCCGGCAGAACATCTTCACCCGATAACGTAGCGGGAGATTCTAAAACCTCAACTTCTTGATTCGGGCGATAAATTTCTACTTGCCGAATTTTAGGATTAATCAACCACCCCAAACGCAGCCCATTACTAATATACTCCTGCATTTTTTTCCGGGTTTCTTCCACATCATCTGTTTCCGAAACCAATTCGATTGCAAAGTCGGGACACAAGGGTAGGAATTTCTTTCTTTCCTCTTGCGTCAAAGCTTCCCATCGCTTTATACTCACCCAAGAAGCATCAGGAGAACGAGTGCCACCTTTCGGCAACCGAAACCCTGTAGAAGAATCAAAGGCTTTTCCCAGACGTGTTTGCCGGTTCCAAAGCCAAAGCTGTCCTTCTATATCCAGATTCCGGTTTCCCGTTTCTCCTCCCGTCGGCGGCATGATAATTAATTCTCCTTTAGCGGTGAGTTCTAGTTGCAAATCTTGGTTAGCCGCAGCAAGTTGTTCAAACTGCTCGTCAGTCAATTTAAGAACCGGCGGTAATTGTAGAGTCAAATTACTCATGATTCAGTCCGTCCTATTAAAATACTTATTGGGTCAAAAGCGCATAGAATTTAGTCTGATTTGTCGGCATCTGAGCATCTGGCTGTAGCACATATTGCTCAATCATTCATTTATTC
This DNA window, taken from Microcoleus sp. FACHB-68, encodes the following:
- a CDS encoding NAD(P)H-quinone oxidoreductase subunit 4 yields the protein MIADQFPWLTAIVLLPLVAALLIPFLPDKDGKRVRWYALGVAVADFALMCFVFWNHYNPSSAAFQLVEQYAWVPQLGINWSVSVDGVSAPLVLLAGLVTTLSIFAAWQVDLKPRLFYFLMLVLYSAQIGVFVAQDVMLLFIMWEVELIPVYLLVSIWGGQKRQYAAMKFLIYTAAASIFILVAGLGMAFTGDHFTFDMVELGLKDYPLGLELLLYAGLLIAFGVKLAVFPLHTWLPDAHGEASSPVSMVLAGVLLKMGGYGLIRLNLGLLSDAHVYFAPVLAILGVINIVYGALNSFAQTNMKRRLAYSSVSHMGFVLLGIASFTDLGINGAMLQMISHGLIASLLFFLAGVTYDRTHTMAMKEMGGIAQAMPTVFALFTMGVMASLALPGMSGFVGELSVFVGITTSDIYSSTFRTVTVLLAAVGVILTPVYLLSMLRQVFYNSGEIPTCDIAPICDLSDVDLKNQGNQAPVCFGTNCSLPIDSEFTDARPREVFIAACFLVLIIGLGIYPNMGMQMYDVKTVAVNTQVRQSYIQIAEANPQIYAKRFLIPKVAQSDVVPVVKIAEGTPR
- a CDS encoding type II toxin-antitoxin system VapC family toxin, whose amino-acid sequence is MTTPLRCVVDASVGIKQFVPDPLSSKVKQLFAHLAIPGTEFFIPDLFYIETANILWKYVRARLYAAADVPADLATLKGMSLRVTSTAELMEEAVNIAINYGISAYDASYVALSQRVKAPLLTLDQKLVNSLATAPYDVRLFTDFSIPSLP
- a CDS encoding Arc family DNA-binding protein, yielding MAILTIDNLPDDLLEQIQKLANQNHQPINEQVINLLKQALQKPQPPLKFLVSPETDPTWEERCKATPQLLAEIEQRLEQRRVDNANVEWPDSTALLREDRDR
- a CDS encoding Uma2 family endonuclease, which codes for MSNLTLQLPPVLKLTDEQFEQLAAANQDLQLELTAKGELIIMPPTGGETGNRNLDIEGQLWLWNRQTRLGKAFDSSTGFRLPKGGTRSPDASWVSIKRWEALTQEERKKFLPLCPDFAIELVSETDDVEETRKKMQEYISNGLRLGWLINPKIRQVEIYRPNQEVEVLESPATLSGEDVLPAFILDLQAVFE